A part of Pseudomonas sp. HR96 genomic DNA contains:
- a CDS encoding rhodanese-related sulfurtransferase — translation MSATPVRTFAQIRHALLQRQEVALIDVREEAPFAEGHPLFAANIPLSRLEVEVYPRVPRRDTAITLYDNGEGLAQRAAHRLRELGYSDVALLQGGLAGWRDAGGELFIDVNVPSKAFGELVEQERHTPSLAAEELKALLDQRADLVVLDARRFDEYQTMSIPTGISVPGAELVLRARELAPDPATRIVVNCAGRTRSIIGTQSLVNAGLPNPISALRNGTIGWLLAGQTLDHGQARQFGATRDTTRQQAAEDARRVADKAGVQRASLADWQQWHADRSRTSYLFDVRSAEEYAAGHLPHARSTPGGQLVQETDHYASVRGARIVLADDDGVRANMSASWLAQLGWEVHVLDGLRPADFSATGAWQPAIAAVAPFETISPDTLADWLAEGDTQLLDFTTSANHVKAHIPGAWWVLRADLANALAKVPRAERYVLTCGSSLLARFAVAQVQALTGKAVFVLHGGSASWLAAGRPTEAGDDRVASPRIDRYRRPYEGTDAPREAMQAYLDWEFGLVEQLGRDGTHGFVVM, via the coding sequence ATGAGTGCCACGCCCGTTCGTACTTTCGCCCAGATCCGCCACGCGCTGCTGCAACGCCAGGAGGTGGCGCTGATCGATGTGCGTGAAGAAGCCCCCTTCGCCGAGGGCCACCCCCTGTTCGCCGCCAATATTCCGCTGTCCAGGCTGGAGGTCGAGGTCTACCCGCGTGTGCCGCGGCGCGACACCGCCATCACCCTCTACGACAACGGTGAAGGCCTTGCCCAGCGCGCCGCGCACCGCCTGCGCGAGCTGGGCTACAGCGATGTGGCGCTGCTGCAGGGCGGCCTGGCCGGCTGGCGTGACGCCGGAGGCGAGCTGTTCATCGACGTCAACGTACCGAGCAAGGCCTTTGGCGAGCTGGTCGAGCAAGAGCGCCACACGCCTTCCCTGGCCGCCGAGGAGCTCAAGGCGCTGCTCGACCAGCGCGCCGATCTGGTGGTGCTGGATGCCCGTCGGTTCGACGAATATCAGACCATGAGCATCCCCACCGGCATCAGCGTACCCGGCGCCGAATTGGTACTTCGCGCCCGCGAACTGGCGCCCGACCCGGCCACGCGAATCGTCGTCAACTGCGCCGGGCGCACCCGCAGCATCATCGGCACCCAGTCGCTGGTCAACGCCGGCCTGCCCAACCCGATCAGCGCCCTGCGCAACGGCACCATCGGCTGGCTGTTGGCCGGGCAGACCCTGGACCACGGCCAGGCCCGACAATTCGGCGCCACCCGTGACACCACTCGGCAACAGGCTGCCGAGGATGCCCGCCGGGTCGCCGACAAGGCCGGCGTGCAGCGCGCCAGCCTGGCTGACTGGCAGCAGTGGCACGCCGACCGCAGCCGCACCAGCTACCTGTTCGACGTGCGCAGCGCCGAAGAATATGCCGCCGGCCACCTGCCCCATGCACGCTCGACCCCGGGCGGCCAGCTGGTGCAGGAGACCGATCACTACGCCAGCGTGCGGGGCGCGCGCATCGTGCTGGCCGACGACGACGGCGTGCGCGCCAACATGAGCGCCTCCTGGCTGGCGCAGCTGGGCTGGGAGGTGCATGTGCTGGACGGCTTGCGGCCCGCTGATTTCAGCGCCACCGGCGCCTGGCAGCCGGCCATCGCCGCCGTGGCGCCGTTCGAAACCATCAGCCCCGACACCCTGGCCGACTGGCTGGCCGAGGGCGACACGCAACTGCTGGACTTCACCACCAGCGCCAACCACGTCAAGGCGCACATCCCCGGCGCCTGGTGGGTTCTGCGCGCCGACCTGGCCAACGCCCTGGCAAAGGTGCCGCGCGCCGAGCGCTATGTGCTGACCTGCGGCAGCAGCCTGCTGGCCCGCTTCGCCGTGGCCCAGGTGCAGGCGCTGACCGGCAAGGCGGTGTTCGTGCTGCACGGCGGCAGCGCCAGCTGGCTGGCCGCCGGCCGCCCCACCGAAGCCGGTGACGACCGTGTGGCCTCGCCGCGCATCGATCGCTATCGCCGGCCCTATGAAGGCACCGACGCGCCGCGCGAAGCCATGCAGGCGTATCTGGATTGGGAATTCGGCCTGGTAGAGCAGCTGGGGCGCGATGGCACCCATGGCTTTGTCGTGATGTGA
- a CDS encoding cysteine dioxygenase, translating to MSQVRHPERLRAFIGALAELLDSEPREGDKLRRGGQLLGQLVSHDDWLPDEYAQPDPERYQQFLLHADSRQRFSIVSFVWGPGQQTPIHDHRVWGLIGMLRGAEHSQGYRRTPAGPLVPDGPRIRLEPGHVEALSPTAGDIHQVSNAFDDQVSVSIHVYGANIGAVHRAVYQPDGSEKLFISGYSNRTLPNIWDLSKETPAS from the coding sequence ATGTCCCAGGTTCGTCACCCCGAACGCCTACGCGCCTTTATCGGTGCCCTGGCCGAATTGCTCGACAGCGAGCCCCGTGAAGGCGACAAGCTGCGCCGCGGCGGGCAACTGCTCGGGCAACTGGTCAGCCATGACGACTGGCTGCCCGACGAGTACGCCCAGCCCGACCCCGAGCGCTACCAGCAGTTTCTTCTGCACGCCGATTCACGCCAGCGCTTTTCCATCGTCAGCTTTGTCTGGGGCCCAGGCCAGCAGACACCCATCCACGACCATCGGGTCTGGGGCCTGATCGGCATGCTGCGCGGTGCCGAGCATTCGCAAGGCTATCGCCGCACGCCCGCCGGCCCGCTGGTGCCCGATGGCCCGCGCATCCGCCTGGAGCCGGGGCACGTCGAGGCGTTGTCGCCCACTGCTGGCGACATCCATCAGGTCAGCAACGCCTTCGACGATCAGGTCTCGGTCAGCATCCACGTCTATGGCGCCAACATCGGCGCGGTCCACCGCGCCGTGTACCAGCCCGACGGCAGCGAGAAGCTGTTCATTTCCGGTTATTCCAATCGCACGTTGCCCAACATCTGGGACCTGTCCAAAGAGACCCCTGCCTCATGA
- a CDS encoding cation:proton antiporter: MSFILCMAVLGTLLLLLALASSYLRWLPVTTSAVCLGFGLATGPWGLDLLKLDIQDAAPWLERLTEVAVLFSLFSTGVKLRLPFHRKAWRSAYLLAGPVMIATIFGTCLAAHFLLGLGWDLSLLVGAMLAPTDPVLASMVQVNSANDFDRVRFGLSGEAGLNDGTAFPFVILALGLIHQGSFAGDWVSMWAVKNIVWGVPAGLLIGYGLGRVIGHLMIRLRIRNADSTTSPNDFLALALIAVSYVVAYSVGAFGFLAVFAAGLGLRQAEARTSNTDIPAEHLAQPVLGHSHLEPEKAIVGKREELEDSQLAAGVMMGDILAFGSLVERSMEVLLIFFLGAALATYWDWRAMTLGLVLFCVIRPVCVYLFTGPSLLDRHQRLLLGWFGIRGIGSIYYLCYAISAHLPEGIERSCISLTLSVVALSILLHGVSTQPLLEHYERRLARDRLKRDQAAASSAARSR, from the coding sequence ATGAGTTTCATTCTGTGCATGGCCGTGCTCGGCACCCTGTTGTTGCTGCTGGCACTCGCCTCTTCCTATCTGCGCTGGCTGCCGGTGACCACCTCGGCGGTGTGCCTGGGCTTTGGCCTGGCCACCGGCCCCTGGGGGTTGGACCTGTTGAAGCTGGATATCCAGGACGCCGCACCCTGGCTCGAACGGCTGACCGAAGTGGCCGTGCTGTTCTCCCTGTTCAGCACCGGCGTCAAGCTGCGCCTGCCGTTTCACCGCAAGGCCTGGCGCTCGGCGTACCTGCTTGCCGGTCCGGTGATGATCGCCACCATCTTCGGCACCTGCCTGGCCGCGCACTTTCTGCTGGGTCTGGGCTGGGACCTATCGCTGCTGGTCGGGGCCATGCTGGCCCCGACCGACCCGGTCCTGGCCAGCATGGTCCAGGTCAACAGCGCCAATGACTTCGACCGGGTGCGCTTCGGTCTGTCCGGGGAAGCCGGGCTCAACGACGGTACGGCGTTCCCTTTCGTCATCCTCGCTCTGGGCTTGATCCATCAAGGCAGCTTCGCCGGTGACTGGGTCTCGATGTGGGCGGTGAAGAACATCGTCTGGGGCGTGCCGGCCGGGCTGTTGATCGGCTACGGCCTGGGCCGCGTGATCGGCCATCTGATGATTCGCCTGCGCATCCGCAATGCCGACAGCACCACCTCACCCAACGATTTTCTCGCCCTGGCCCTGATCGCGGTGTCCTACGTGGTCGCCTATTCGGTGGGTGCGTTCGGCTTCCTCGCCGTGTTCGCCGCCGGCCTTGGCCTGCGCCAGGCCGAGGCCCGCACCTCCAACACCGACATCCCCGCCGAGCACCTGGCGCAGCCGGTGTTGGGCCACAGCCATCTGGAGCCGGAGAAGGCCATCGTCGGCAAGCGCGAGGAGCTGGAAGACAGCCAACTGGCCGCCGGAGTGATGATGGGCGACATCCTGGCTTTCGGCAGCCTGGTGGAGCGCTCGATGGAGGTGCTGCTGATCTTCTTCCTCGGCGCTGCCCTGGCCACCTACTGGGACTGGCGCGCCATGACCTTGGGCCTGGTGCTGTTCTGTGTGATCCGCCCCGTGTGCGTCTACCTGTTCACCGGCCCGAGTCTGCTCGATCGTCACCAGCGCCTGCTGCTGGGCTGGTTCGGCATCCGCGGCATCGGCTCGATCTACTACCTGTGCTATGCCATCAGCGCCCACCTGCCCGAAGGCATCGAACGCAGTTGCATCAGCCTGACCCTGTCGGTGGTGGCCCTGAGTATCCTGCTGCACGGCGTCAGCACCCAGCCGCTGCTCGAGCACTACGAGCGCCGCCTGGCGCGTGACCGGCTCAAGCGCGATCAGGCCGCCGCCAGCAGCGCGGCCAGGTCGCGGTAG
- a CDS encoding HAD-IA family hydrolase, giving the protein MNIDGIIFDNDGTLVDSEHLAAGLLQRMLAERGVPMAADEVLARFRGVQFAHFMAHVGELDPGFAIEPFVESFRQRSLELFRAGMAPMPGALEFVQGLQVPSCVASNGPRNKIETTLHAAGLLPWFKERIVSAYEVQSWKPAPGLILAGCDLLGLAPERCLLVEDSHAGVQAGLAAGVQVVGYGLDTDFSGYLHLPGFHRAEHYRDLAALLAAA; this is encoded by the coding sequence TTGAACATCGACGGCATCATTTTCGACAACGATGGCACCCTGGTCGACAGCGAGCATCTGGCCGCCGGCCTGCTGCAGCGGATGCTCGCCGAACGCGGCGTGCCGATGGCCGCCGACGAGGTGCTGGCACGCTTTCGTGGCGTGCAGTTCGCCCACTTCATGGCCCACGTCGGCGAACTCGACCCGGGCTTCGCGATCGAGCCCTTTGTCGAGTCATTTCGCCAGCGCAGCCTTGAACTGTTCCGCGCCGGCATGGCGCCGATGCCAGGGGCGCTGGAGTTCGTGCAGGGTTTGCAGGTGCCCAGCTGCGTGGCGTCCAACGGGCCGCGCAACAAGATAGAGACCACCTTGCACGCAGCCGGGCTGTTGCCCTGGTTCAAGGAACGGATCGTCAGCGCCTATGAAGTGCAGTCATGGAAGCCTGCGCCCGGGCTGATCCTGGCGGGCTGCGACCTGCTCGGCCTGGCGCCGGAACGCTGCCTGCTGGTGGAAGATAGCCATGCCGGGGTGCAGGCCGGGCTGGCGGCCGGGGTGCAGGTGGTCGGCTACGGGCTGGACACCGACTTCAGCGGTTACCTGCATCTGCCGGGTTTCCACCGCGCCGAACACTACCGCGACCTGGCCGCGCTGCTGGCGGCGGCCTGA
- a CDS encoding MBL fold metallo-hydrolase, which yields MPALVQPFFDSSSSTFSYVVHEGPGSVCAIIDSVLDYDHKSGRTGTAQADEITAFVQSNGLSVQWLLETHAHADHLSAAPLLRSRLGGKIAIGEGIRTVQSVFKGVFNLEPEFRLDGSQFDHLFGADEVFHIGNLCARALPVPGHTPADMAYVLEQAIIFVGDSLFMPDVGTARCDFPGGDAHQLYRSIQRLLAYPPQTQLYICHDYPPASRAAHYLTTVAAQRQGNIHVRDGIDEQAFVAMRTARDATLPMPVLLMPAVQVNIRAGELPPAEANGVRYLKIPLDNF from the coding sequence ATGCCTGCCCTTGTCCAACCGTTCTTCGACAGCAGTTCCTCGACCTTCAGCTACGTGGTGCATGAAGGCCCGGGGAGTGTCTGCGCGATCATCGACTCGGTGCTGGACTACGACCACAAATCCGGCCGCACCGGCACTGCCCAGGCCGACGAGATCACCGCCTTTGTCCAGAGCAACGGCCTGAGTGTGCAATGGCTGCTGGAAACCCACGCCCACGCCGACCATTTGTCTGCCGCCCCGCTGCTGCGCTCGCGACTGGGCGGCAAGATCGCCATCGGCGAAGGCATCCGCACCGTGCAGTCGGTGTTCAAGGGCGTGTTCAACCTGGAGCCGGAGTTTCGCCTGGACGGTTCGCAATTCGACCATCTGTTCGGCGCCGATGAAGTCTTCCACATCGGCAACCTCTGCGCGCGTGCCCTGCCGGTACCCGGCCACACGCCAGCGGACATGGCCTATGTGCTGGAACAGGCGATCATCTTCGTCGGCGACAGCCTGTTCATGCCCGACGTCGGCACGGCCCGCTGCGACTTCCCCGGCGGCGACGCGCACCAGCTGTACCGCTCGATCCAGCGGCTGCTGGCCTACCCGCCACAGACCCAGCTGTACATCTGCCACGACTACCCACCGGCCAGCCGCGCCGCCCACTACCTGACCACCGTGGCCGCGCAGCGCCAGGGCAATATCCACGTGCGCGACGGCATCGACGAGCAGGCATTCGTGGCCATGCGCACCGCCCGCGACGCCACCTTGCCGATGCCGGTGCTGCTGATGCCGGCCGTGCAGGTCAACATCCGCGCCGGCGAATTGCCCCCGGCCGAGGCCAACGGCGTGCGCTACCTGAAAATCCCTCTCGACAACTTCTGA